From the genome of Rhizobium sp. NXC24, one region includes:
- a CDS encoding EF-hand domain-containing protein, translated as MNMMLNLQSGASGDDSSSDSDDSSSSTSSATQQSAGPNGSQSDMISAMDTDGDGNISEAEFVAARPSDVSEDQATTLFKSFDTSNTGSLTEDQLASAMQSNEPPPPPPSGETPDDSEISSMFTSMDTDGDGSVSEAEFVAARPSDVSEEQATTLFDSLDTTSSGSLTESQLESSMKAQPPQLPDFGSLFGSNYQDDTTSDLLTV; from the coding sequence ATGAACATGATGCTCAACCTGCAGTCGGGCGCTTCCGGCGACGATTCCTCGTCGGACTCGGATGACAGCTCCAGCAGCACCTCCTCGGCTACTCAACAGTCTGCCGGCCCGAATGGCAGCCAGAGCGACATGATCAGCGCGATGGATACGGATGGTGACGGCAATATCAGCGAAGCCGAATTCGTCGCCGCAAGACCATCCGATGTAAGCGAGGATCAGGCGACGACACTGTTTAAAAGCTTTGATACCAGCAACACCGGATCGTTGACGGAAGACCAGTTGGCAAGCGCAATGCAGTCCAATGAACCGCCGCCGCCACCGCCTTCCGGGGAAACGCCTGATGACAGCGAGATCTCCAGCATGTTCACCTCAATGGATACGGACGGTGACGGCAGCGTCAGCGAAGCGGAATTCGTCGCCGCACGTCCGTCCGACGTGAGCGAGGAGCAAGCGACAACCCTGTTCGATAGTCTCGATACGACAAGCTCGGGTTCTCTGACGGAGAGCCAGCTTGAGAGCTCGATGAAGGCGCAGCCACCGCAGCTTCCGGACTTTGGCTCGCTGTTTGGCTCAAACTACCAGGATGATACGACGAGCGACCTGCTTACCGTCTGA
- a CDS encoding acetolactate synthase large subunit, whose protein sequence is MTKGSDLLVAALENEGVDRIFGIPGEENLDVVESIRKSSIQLVLTRHEQAAAFMAATYGRLTGKPGVCLTTLGPGALNLSTGAAYALLGAMPMVMITGQKGVLSSRQARFQVVDVVASMKPLTKLARQIVSPQMIPTMVREAFRIAQEERPGPVHLELPEDIAAEECPEMALIAPHQLELPTASDAALDRAAALITAAKRPLLMFGAAASRPRSTSDIAQFVIRTRIPFFTTQMGKGTVPGGTELYMGTAALSERDYVHEAIEQADLIITIGHDTIEKPPFIMGKDGPHVVHVGYQPATVEQVYFPQAEVIGDIGPSLKALADRLEGKLPNAEALLHLRERILERIAARATEDRFTPQRLVHDIREVMPHDGILALDNGMYKIWFARNYRTRMANTLLLDNALATMGAGLPSAMVASMLYPERRVMAICGDGGFMMNSQELETAVRLKLNLVILVIEDNAYGMIRWKQAVDEFPDFGMTFGNPDFVKYAESYGAKGIRVDDIDQFKQALEDAFSGSGVHLVNVPVDYSENERVLVKELRERLPAILEG, encoded by the coding sequence ATGACCAAAGGCTCTGATCTCTTAGTGGCCGCACTTGAGAATGAAGGTGTCGACCGCATTTTTGGCATTCCCGGCGAAGAGAACCTTGACGTTGTCGAGTCCATCCGCAAATCGTCAATCCAGTTGGTACTCACCCGGCATGAACAGGCAGCCGCCTTCATGGCAGCGACCTACGGCCGCCTGACGGGAAAGCCGGGAGTGTGCCTGACGACGCTTGGACCGGGTGCCCTGAACCTTTCGACGGGGGCGGCATATGCGTTGCTCGGTGCGATGCCGATGGTGATGATCACGGGTCAGAAGGGTGTCCTCTCGTCTCGTCAGGCGCGATTCCAGGTGGTCGACGTCGTTGCGTCGATGAAACCGCTTACCAAGCTGGCGCGGCAGATCGTGTCACCGCAGATGATCCCCACGATGGTCAGGGAAGCGTTCAGGATCGCGCAGGAAGAAAGACCAGGACCCGTTCATCTCGAGCTTCCAGAAGACATCGCAGCCGAAGAATGCCCGGAAATGGCACTCATCGCGCCGCATCAGCTCGAACTGCCGACCGCAAGCGACGCGGCGCTGGACCGCGCCGCCGCTCTCATCACTGCAGCCAAGCGTCCGCTTCTGATGTTTGGAGCTGCAGCCTCGCGCCCCCGCTCGACGTCAGACATCGCGCAATTTGTGATACGAACCCGCATCCCCTTCTTCACGACGCAGATGGGGAAGGGAACGGTTCCGGGCGGTACCGAGCTCTACATGGGCACCGCCGCGCTTTCTGAACGCGATTATGTGCACGAGGCGATCGAACAGGCCGATCTCATCATCACCATCGGCCATGACACAATCGAAAAACCGCCGTTCATCATGGGCAAGGACGGTCCGCATGTGGTCCATGTCGGATATCAGCCCGCCACCGTCGAACAGGTCTATTTCCCGCAAGCAGAAGTTATCGGAGATATCGGCCCATCGCTCAAGGCGCTGGCGGATCGCCTCGAGGGCAAACTGCCGAACGCAGAGGCTCTTCTTCATCTGCGGGAGCGCATTCTCGAACGCATCGCGGCGCGGGCGACGGAAGATCGTTTTACGCCCCAGCGCTTGGTCCATGATATCCGGGAAGTGATGCCGCATGATGGTATCCTTGCGCTCGACAACGGCATGTACAAGATATGGTTTGCCCGCAACTACCGGACGCGGATGGCGAACACGCTGTTGCTGGACAACGCTCTTGCAACCATGGGGGCTGGACTTCCATCGGCGATGGTTGCCTCGATGCTTTATCCCGAGCGGCGCGTCATGGCGATCTGTGGCGACGGCGGCTTCATGATGAACTCCCAGGAACTGGAGACTGCCGTCCGGTTGAAGCTCAACCTCGTCATCCTCGTGATCGAGGACAATGCCTACGGAATGATCCGCTGGAAGCAGGCCGTGGACGAGTTCCCGGATTTCGGAATGACGTTCGGCAATCCGGACTTCGTGAAATATGCCGAATCCTACGGTGCCAAGGGAATCAGGGTAGATGACATCGACCAGTTCAAACAGGCTCTCGAAGATGCATTCTCTGGATCTGGCGTTCATCTGGTGAACGTCCCGGTCGACTACTCGGAAAATGAGCGTGTGCTGGTTAAGGAGCTTCGCGAACGGCTCCCTGCAATATTGGAGGGATGA
- a CDS encoding outer membrane protein, with protein MHFRIFAFGAVVLSLATPAMAADMTLQQSAPQAEQQNYSTFNWSGFYIGAQGGYTWNKATYLGLDQNINSGSAGAHAGYNFQHGNIVYGIENDFNYNFEKGKEANLEWDASGRARVGYALDQNLVFATAGLAAAGGKVDVPGAGKKDDILIGWTAGGGIEHAFTDNILVRAEYRYSDFGNQDFGSEIGKVNADQQKITFGASYKF; from the coding sequence ATGCATTTCAGAATATTCGCTTTCGGCGCCGTCGTTCTCTCCCTGGCCACGCCGGCCATGGCTGCCGATATGACCTTGCAGCAGTCTGCGCCGCAGGCGGAGCAGCAGAACTATTCGACCTTTAACTGGTCCGGTTTCTATATTGGTGCCCAGGGAGGATATACTTGGAACAAAGCGACCTATTTGGGCCTGGACCAGAACATCAACAGCGGATCGGCTGGAGCTCATGCCGGCTATAATTTTCAGCACGGAAACATAGTTTACGGCATCGAGAACGACTTCAACTACAACTTCGAAAAAGGCAAGGAAGCAAATCTCGAATGGGATGCCTCCGGCCGTGCCCGTGTGGGCTACGCGCTGGATCAAAATCTGGTTTTCGCGACGGCTGGTCTTGCAGCGGCAGGCGGCAAGGTCGATGTCCCCGGAGCCGGCAAAAAGGATGATATCCTGATCGGCTGGACGGCAGGTGGTGGCATCGAGCATGCGTTTACCGACAATATCCTCGTGCGCGCCGAATACCGCTATTCTGATTTCGGGAACCAGGATTTTGGCTCTGAAATCGGAAAAGTCAACGCCGACCAGCAAAAGATTACCTTTGGCGCAAGCTACAAGTTCTGA
- a CDS encoding ABC transporter ATP-binding protein translates to MNESFLQIRGIRKEYGPVVAVQDVNLEVQRGEFLTFLGPSGSGKSTTLYILAGFENPTKGDISLNGQTLLSTPSHKRNIGMVFQRYTLFPHLTVGENIAFPLKVRRKSKAEVDSKVKEMLRLVRLEGFEDRKPAQMSGGQQQRVALARALAYDPPVLLMDEPLSALDKKLREEIQHEIRRIHQQTEVTILYVTHDQEEALRLSDRIAVFSKGVIDQIGTGPELYANPRTRFVAEFIGDSDFISCDLLSSTDGHATISLGGDAVFRIPVHGQAISGKRGALMLRPERIRLSRNRVQKGSLAATVSDITFLGNNVHVATETAAGEALAVRLPFGHEAITGLSRGEQVHLDFDPDAAHVFC, encoded by the coding sequence ATGAACGAATCTTTCCTACAGATCAGAGGCATCCGCAAGGAATACGGTCCTGTCGTCGCGGTGCAAGATGTCAATCTCGAGGTCCAGCGTGGCGAGTTCCTGACCTTTCTCGGGCCGTCCGGTTCGGGCAAAAGCACGACCCTCTACATATTGGCGGGCTTCGAAAACCCGACGAAAGGCGACATAAGCCTCAACGGGCAAACGCTGCTTTCGACCCCGTCGCATAAGCGCAATATCGGCATGGTCTTCCAGCGGTACACCTTGTTTCCGCATTTGACGGTCGGTGAAAACATCGCTTTTCCGCTCAAGGTACGGCGCAAGTCCAAGGCGGAAGTCGACAGCAAGGTCAAGGAAATGTTGCGGCTTGTCAGGCTTGAGGGATTTGAGGATCGCAAGCCTGCGCAGATGTCGGGCGGCCAGCAGCAGCGCGTCGCGCTCGCCAGGGCTCTCGCCTATGATCCGCCGGTGCTTTTGATGGACGAGCCGCTTTCGGCACTCGATAAGAAGCTTCGCGAAGAAATCCAGCACGAGATACGCCGGATTCACCAGCAGACCGAGGTGACGATCCTCTACGTCACGCACGATCAGGAGGAGGCCCTGCGTCTCTCCGATCGCATTGCGGTGTTCTCCAAGGGCGTCATCGACCAGATCGGAACCGGACCGGAACTCTACGCCAATCCACGCACCCGCTTTGTTGCCGAATTCATCGGCGATAGCGACTTCATTTCCTGCGATCTGCTGTCATCGACGGATGGACATGCGACGATCTCGCTTGGTGGCGACGCGGTCTTCAGAATTCCGGTGCATGGCCAGGCCATCTCGGGAAAGAGGGGAGCGTTGATGCTGAGGCCCGAACGCATTCGCTTGTCGCGAAACCGAGTGCAGAAAGGCAGCCTTGCGGCGACTGTCAGTGATATCACTTTCCTCGGCAATAACGTTCACGTTGCCACCGAAACCGCCGCAGGCGAGGCCCTGGCCGTGCGTCTTCCCTTCGGCCATGAAGCAATTACCGGGCTCAGCCGTGGCGAACAGGTGCATCTGGATTTCGATCCGGATGCCGCTCACGTATTTTGCTGA
- a CDS encoding NAD-dependent succinate-semialdehyde dehydrogenase encodes MKLHDLSLFRQACPVAGNWIEAKDHQATTIRNPATGEALGSVPDLGAAETEDAIRAAVIAQKLWAKKTAGERSTTLKAWYRLMIENLDDLAMILTLEQGKPLAEAKGEIAYGASFIEWFAEEARRINGETIPGHQQDKRILVLRQPAGVVAAITPWNFPNAMVTRKVGPALAAGCAVVLKPAPQTPFSAIALAVLAERAGLPPGLLNIVTGDAAAIGGTLTASPAIRVLTFTGSTRTGELLYRQCAPTIKKLGLELGGNAPFIVFDDADLDAAVEGAIIAKFRNNGQTCVCANRLYVQDGVYEAFAAKLAAAVEKLKVGNGLDQGVVLGPLIDQNAVLKVEAHIRDALDKGAQVLSGGNRHPLGGNFFEPTVLRNVNGSMQLASEETFGPVAPLFRFRDESDVIELANDTEFGLASYFYARDLSRVFRVAEALEYGMVGVNTGLISTAEAPFGGVKMSGLGREGSRHGIDEYTELKYVCLGGI; translated from the coding sequence ATGAAGCTCCATGATTTGTCACTGTTTCGTCAGGCCTGTCCCGTCGCGGGCAATTGGATAGAGGCGAAGGATCATCAGGCGACAACCATCCGCAATCCGGCCACAGGCGAGGCACTCGGCTCGGTTCCGGATCTGGGTGCTGCTGAAACAGAGGACGCCATCCGCGCCGCCGTCATCGCTCAGAAGCTCTGGGCAAAGAAGACCGCGGGGGAGCGCTCCACCACATTGAAGGCATGGTACCGCCTGATGATCGAAAATCTCGATGACCTGGCGATGATCCTGACATTGGAGCAGGGAAAACCCCTGGCCGAGGCCAAGGGGGAAATCGCCTATGGCGCGAGCTTCATCGAATGGTTCGCCGAAGAGGCGAGGCGCATCAACGGCGAGACCATACCCGGCCATCAGCAGGACAAGCGGATCCTTGTCCTGCGCCAGCCTGCAGGCGTTGTCGCTGCCATCACGCCCTGGAACTTTCCAAATGCCATGGTGACCCGCAAGGTCGGCCCGGCGCTTGCCGCCGGCTGCGCGGTCGTGCTCAAGCCGGCGCCGCAGACGCCTTTTTCCGCAATAGCGCTTGCCGTTCTTGCTGAGCGCGCGGGCCTGCCACCGGGCCTCCTCAACATCGTCACCGGTGATGCCGCCGCAATTGGCGGGACGTTGACTGCAAGCCCAGCCATCAGGGTTCTGACCTTCACCGGTTCCACGCGCACGGGCGAACTGCTTTACCGGCAATGCGCGCCGACGATCAAGAAGCTCGGCCTCGAGCTTGGCGGCAATGCCCCATTCATCGTATTTGACGACGCGGATCTCGACGCTGCAGTCGAGGGGGCGATCATCGCCAAGTTTCGCAACAACGGGCAAACCTGCGTTTGCGCCAACCGGCTGTATGTCCAGGATGGTGTCTATGAAGCTTTCGCAGCCAAGCTCGCCGCTGCGGTTGAAAAACTGAAGGTCGGCAACGGGCTGGATCAAGGTGTCGTCCTTGGCCCGCTGATCGACCAGAACGCCGTCCTCAAGGTTGAGGCGCATATTCGCGACGCGTTGGACAAGGGCGCCCAGGTCCTCTCAGGCGGCAATCGTCATCCTCTTGGCGGCAATTTCTTTGAGCCGACAGTCCTTCGCAACGTTAACGGCAGCATGCAGCTTGCCAGTGAGGAGACCTTTGGGCCAGTCGCGCCGCTCTTCCGCTTCCGCGACGAAAGCGACGTCATCGAACTGGCAAATGACACCGAGTTCGGGCTCGCCTCCTATTTCTATGCGCGCGATTTATCGCGCGTATTCCGGGTGGCGGAAGCGTTGGAATACGGAATGGTCGGCGTCAACACCGGTCTGATTTCCACCGCTGAGGCGCCTTTTGGCGGCGTGAAAATGTCCGGTTTGGGTCGGGAGGGCTCACGCCACGGCATCGACGAATATACCGAGCTGAAATACGTCTGTTTGGGCGGCATATAG
- a CDS encoding ATP-binding protein — protein MKSLRMASIRSQILVLALLLIVLVSVVAATTEPFIYGRHDKGIAIGLLAGRIERVVDQFRDARSPAEEEAALSLAARLQIPVEKLPVSQISPRDETEATSADILQRTRRALEDDFLGSLRHLFDKEKSVPLIVMVDKERALVFHMPVFPRSLWFFPAVASGVLKIVIPLIVLAYVSSWLITRPMGRFTAAAERASTDDSLEKPFVAEGSAEIRSLAASLNIMRSRILQMAESRTRMLTSISHDLRTPLTRLRMRVERCEQPELQHKMLHDLTVLDGMIDESLAFLTNAIHNVPSRKVDLSSLLQTIATDFSETGIDVRFSGPRRLKYMCRPSFTRAISNLVENASRYATQIDIELQDAGDDGIFIRVSDNGPGLTDELKTRVLEPFFKADEARTTGAGGGFGLGLPTAEGIIRKGHGGKLTLLDRVPNGLVAEIVLPLVPESGSGGLSVTSGPTFSIT, from the coding sequence GTGAAAAGTCTCCGCATGGCTTCCATCCGCAGTCAGATTCTCGTGCTGGCGCTCTTGCTGATCGTTCTCGTCTCGGTGGTTGCTGCGACGACCGAGCCGTTCATCTACGGCCGTCATGACAAGGGCATCGCGATTGGTTTGCTGGCGGGGCGAATCGAGCGTGTGGTCGACCAATTCCGAGACGCACGATCTCCTGCAGAGGAAGAGGCAGCCTTGAGCTTGGCTGCGAGATTGCAGATCCCGGTGGAAAAACTGCCGGTAAGCCAGATCTCTCCGCGTGATGAGACAGAAGCGACATCGGCCGACATTCTGCAGAGGACGCGCCGCGCTCTGGAAGATGATTTCCTCGGAAGTCTGCGCCACCTCTTTGACAAGGAAAAATCCGTTCCTCTCATCGTGATGGTCGATAAGGAGCGGGCTCTTGTTTTCCATATGCCGGTCTTCCCAAGATCCTTGTGGTTCTTTCCCGCGGTCGCAAGCGGAGTTCTGAAAATTGTCATTCCCTTGATCGTGCTTGCCTATGTCAGCAGTTGGCTGATCACCAGGCCCATGGGCCGCTTCACGGCGGCGGCGGAACGCGCAAGTACCGATGATAGCCTGGAAAAGCCGTTCGTAGCGGAAGGCAGCGCTGAAATTCGAAGCCTTGCCGCATCGCTGAACATTATGCGAAGCCGGATCTTGCAGATGGCGGAAAGTCGAACGCGAATGCTCACATCGATCAGCCATGATCTGAGGACACCACTGACGCGATTGCGAATGCGCGTGGAGCGCTGCGAGCAGCCCGAGCTTCAGCACAAGATGCTCCATGATCTGACGGTCCTGGATGGCATGATAGATGAGAGTCTGGCGTTTCTCACAAACGCGATCCACAACGTACCGTCTCGAAAAGTGGACCTGTCCAGCCTGCTGCAAACGATTGCAACGGATTTCTCGGAAACCGGCATCGATGTCCGGTTCTCCGGGCCACGGCGGCTAAAATATATGTGCAGACCCTCGTTTACGAGAGCAATATCCAATCTGGTTGAAAACGCTTCCCGCTATGCGACGCAAATCGACATCGAATTGCAGGATGCCGGCGATGACGGGATATTTATAAGGGTGAGCGACAATGGTCCGGGCTTGACGGATGAGCTCAAGACCCGGGTGCTGGAGCCCTTTTTCAAAGCGGACGAGGCTCGCACGACCGGAGCGGGAGGCGGTTTTGGCCTCGGCCTCCCGACAGCGGAAGGCATCATCAGGAAAGGACATGGCGGGAAACTAACCTTGCTGGATCGAGTGCCGAATGGTCTGGTGGCGGAAATCGTTCTTCCTCTTGTCCCCGAAAGTGGCTCCGGCGGCCTTTCGGTAACCTCCGGCCCCACATTTTCGATCACCTGA
- a CDS encoding ABC transporter permease, translated as MLLNFDRLGWWKYALVAVTVLTAAFLLLPILFIAALSFGSSQWLIFPPPGWTLQWYSQLFADPQWLGSAWTSFRIASIVTVLSVLLGLVTSFGLVRGTFLFRDALKALFLTPMILPVVVLAVALYAFFLRMGLGGTMIGFVISHLVLALPFSILSISNALEGFDKSIEDAAVLCGASPLEAKIRVTLPAISHGLFSAAVFSFLTSWDEVVVAIFMASPTLQTLPVKVWSTLRQDLTPVIAAASSLLILLTITLMALVAIARKVLKS; from the coding sequence ATGCTGCTCAATTTCGATCGCCTCGGCTGGTGGAAATATGCGCTTGTGGCGGTGACCGTCTTGACGGCAGCCTTCTTGCTGCTGCCAATCCTCTTCATCGCGGCGCTTTCCTTCGGATCTTCGCAGTGGCTGATCTTTCCGCCTCCGGGCTGGACGCTGCAATGGTACAGCCAGCTTTTCGCCGATCCGCAATGGCTGGGATCCGCCTGGACGAGCTTCAGGATCGCCTCGATCGTCACGGTTCTTTCCGTGCTGCTTGGGCTGGTTACTTCATTCGGTCTGGTGCGCGGAACTTTCCTGTTCCGTGACGCGCTGAAGGCGCTTTTCCTGACGCCGATGATCCTGCCCGTCGTCGTCCTCGCCGTTGCTCTCTATGCCTTCTTCCTGAGGATGGGTCTCGGCGGCACAATGATTGGCTTTGTCATTTCGCATCTCGTGCTGGCGCTGCCCTTCTCCATCCTTTCGATATCCAATGCGCTCGAAGGCTTCGACAAATCCATCGAGGATGCCGCGGTGCTGTGCGGTGCGTCGCCCCTTGAGGCGAAGATCAGGGTGACCCTGCCGGCCATCAGCCATGGACTGTTTTCCGCGGCTGTCTTCTCGTTCCTGACATCCTGGGACGAAGTGGTGGTGGCGATCTTCATGGCGAGCCCCACACTGCAGACGCTGCCGGTGAAGGTATGGTCCACCCTCAGGCAAGATCTGACGCCGGTCATCGCTGCGGCATCGTCCCTTCTCATCCTCTTGACGATCACTTTGATGGCGCTTGTCGCAATCGCACGCAAGGTACTGAAATCATGA
- a CDS encoding response regulator transcription factor — MAPSEQSNILIVEDDADIAAMLVELIKDNGFNALAVANGAEMDQMLRQYRFDLIVLDGMLPGEDGFSICMRLRATRSIPILMLTARREDIDRVLGLELGADDYVTKPFNSRELIARIKSILRRASFSRREEEMSGPLTFAGWRIDPNSRQLFDAEGDEVSMTTAEFDLLWAFCTNPNKVLTRDQLLSMTHAGSAGPVERSIDVHISRIRQKIEPNLKDPAFIKTVRLGGYLFAAMVEKLP, encoded by the coding sequence ATGGCGCCTTCCGAGCAATCCAATATCCTGATCGTTGAAGACGATGCCGATATCGCAGCTATGCTGGTCGAGCTGATCAAAGACAACGGCTTCAATGCCTTAGCGGTGGCAAATGGCGCCGAGATGGATCAAATGCTCCGTCAATACAGGTTCGATCTGATCGTTCTTGACGGTATGCTGCCGGGCGAGGATGGATTTAGCATTTGCATGCGTCTGCGGGCAACGAGGTCTATCCCCATTTTGATGTTAACCGCACGGCGGGAGGATATCGATCGCGTCCTTGGACTTGAATTGGGTGCTGACGACTACGTCACCAAGCCCTTCAACTCCCGAGAACTAATCGCCCGCATCAAAAGCATTTTGCGCCGAGCATCGTTTTCCCGGCGAGAAGAAGAGATGTCCGGGCCGCTAACGTTTGCCGGCTGGCGCATCGATCCCAACAGCCGGCAGCTCTTCGACGCTGAAGGCGATGAAGTATCGATGACAACCGCCGAGTTCGACCTTCTCTGGGCGTTCTGCACCAATCCCAACAAGGTGCTGACCCGCGACCAGCTTCTGTCCATGACGCACGCAGGATCGGCCGGTCCGGTCGAACGCAGCATCGACGTCCATATCAGCCGGATACGACAGAAGATCGAACCGAACCTCAAGGACCCGGCTTTCATCAAGACGGTGCGGCTGGGAGGCTACCTATTCGCAGCAATGGTGGAGAAATTGCCGTGA
- the mug gene encoding G/U mismatch-specific DNA glycosylase — translation MQAGGLAEILAPCLSVVFCGLNPALSAARDGHNFSNRSNRFWRVLHLAGFTPRLLRADEEREMLTYGLGLTSAVSRPTKSASELKNHDYVNAAPALESKIRNFAPANLAFLGKAAYAAISLRTHVEWGRQPDEFAGVSIWVLPNPSGLNKAFNLARLTEHYRELKLTL, via the coding sequence ATGCAGGCGGGCGGGCTGGCGGAAATCCTTGCGCCTTGCCTCTCCGTGGTTTTCTGCGGGTTGAATCCAGCCCTTTCCGCTGCTCGGGACGGCCATAACTTCTCGAACCGAAGCAACCGCTTTTGGCGTGTATTGCATCTCGCCGGATTTACACCCCGCCTGCTGCGGGCGGACGAAGAGCGCGAGATGCTGACATATGGCCTGGGCCTGACATCGGCGGTCTCACGGCCCACCAAAAGCGCCAGTGAGCTTAAGAACCACGATTACGTCAACGCGGCTCCTGCACTGGAAAGCAAGATAAGAAACTTCGCACCGGCAAATCTCGCCTTTCTGGGAAAGGCAGCATACGCGGCGATCAGCCTCCGAACGCATGTCGAATGGGGCAGGCAGCCGGACGAATTTGCGGGCGTTTCAATCTGGGTGCTTCCAAATCCAAGCGGGCTCAACAAGGCCTTCAACCTGGCGAGATTGACGGAACACTACCGCGAGCTGAAATTGACGCTTTAG